The following proteins are co-located in the Citrobacter freundii ATCC 8090 = MTCC 1658 = NBRC 12681 genome:
- the guaB gene encoding IMP dehydrogenase, which translates to MLRIAKEALTFDDVLLVPAHSTVLPNTADLSTQLTKTIRLNIPMLSAAMDTVTEARLAIALAQEGGIGFIHKNMSIERQAEEVRRVKKHESGVVTDPQTVLPTTTLREVKELTERNGFAGYPVVTEDNELVGIITGRDVRFVTDLNQPVSVYMTPKERLVTVREGEARDVVFAKMHEKRVEKALVVDDSFHLLGMITVKDFQKAERKPNACKDEHGRLRVGAAVGAGAGNEERVDALVAAGVDVLLIDSSHGHSEGVLQRIRETRAKYPDLQIIGGNVATGAGARALAEAGCSAVKVGIGPGSICTTRIVTGVGVPQITAVSDAVEALEGTGIPVIADGGIRFSGDIAKAIAAGAAAVMVGSMLAGTEESPGEIELYQGRSYKSYRGMGSLGAMSKGSSDRYFQSDNAADKLVPEGIEGRVAYKGRLKEIIHQQMGGLRSCMGLTGCGTIDALRTKAEFVRISGAGIQESHVHDVTITKESPNYRMGS; encoded by the coding sequence ATGCTACGTATCGCAAAAGAAGCCCTGACGTTTGACGACGTCCTCCTCGTTCCCGCTCATTCTACCGTTCTGCCGAATACTGCTGACCTCAGCACCCAGTTGACGAAAACCATTCGCCTGAACATTCCTATGCTCTCCGCAGCAATGGACACCGTGACGGAAGCGCGCCTGGCAATTGCCCTGGCCCAGGAAGGCGGCATCGGTTTTATCCACAAAAACATGTCCATCGAGCGCCAGGCTGAAGAAGTTCGCCGCGTGAAGAAACACGAATCTGGCGTGGTAACTGACCCACAGACCGTACTGCCAACCACTACTCTGCGCGAAGTGAAAGAACTGACCGAGCGTAACGGCTTTGCAGGCTACCCGGTGGTGACTGAAGATAACGAACTGGTCGGTATCATCACCGGCCGTGACGTGCGTTTTGTGACTGACCTGAACCAGCCGGTTAGCGTATATATGACGCCAAAAGAGCGTCTGGTGACCGTTCGTGAAGGCGAAGCGCGCGATGTCGTTTTCGCCAAAATGCACGAAAAACGCGTTGAGAAAGCGCTGGTTGTTGATGACAGCTTCCATCTGCTCGGTATGATCACCGTTAAAGATTTCCAGAAAGCTGAACGTAAACCTAACGCCTGTAAAGACGAGCATGGTCGTCTACGCGTGGGCGCTGCGGTTGGCGCGGGCGCAGGTAACGAAGAGCGTGTTGACGCGCTGGTTGCCGCGGGCGTTGACGTACTGCTGATTGACTCCTCTCACGGCCACTCTGAAGGCGTACTGCAGCGTATTCGTGAAACTCGCGCTAAATATCCTGATCTGCAGATTATCGGCGGTAACGTTGCGACTGGCGCAGGTGCTCGCGCGTTGGCTGAAGCTGGCTGCAGCGCTGTTAAAGTGGGTATTGGCCCTGGCTCCATCTGTACTACCCGTATCGTGACCGGCGTCGGTGTTCCGCAGATCACCGCCGTTTCTGATGCCGTTGAAGCGCTGGAAGGCACCGGTATTCCGGTTATCGCCGATGGCGGTATTCGTTTCTCCGGCGACATCGCTAAAGCGATTGCTGCTGGTGCTGCCGCAGTGATGGTTGGTTCCATGCTGGCGGGTACTGAAGAATCCCCGGGCGAAATCGAACTGTACCAGGGCCGTTCTTACAAATCTTACCGCGGTATGGGTTCTCTGGGCGCGATGTCCAAAGGGTCTTCTGACCGTTACTTCCAGAGCGATAACGCCGCTGACAAACTGGTCCCGGAAGGTATCGAAGGCCGCGTAGCCTATAAAGGCCGCCTGAAAGAGATCATTCACCAGCAGATGGGCGGCCTGCGCTCCTGTATGGGGCTGACCGGCTGTGGTACTATCGACGCGCTGCGAACGAAAGCAGAGTTTGTACGCATCAGCGGTGCGGGTATTCAGGAAAGTCACGTTCACGATGTGACCATCACCAAAGAGTCCCCTAACTACCGCATGGGCTCCTGA
- a CDS encoding adhesion domain-containing protein: MNKVYRSLLALALLMGAVPVLSALKSGAWQELRTATDAINGTPPTADSAFVPVYQGSVVLSPGEAHAVAFSAMPRDFSVDDSASALQLANPLDTEGDLFAIPPLRWESEQTPAISLVWADAATPDEPLNPQPVANKTFCAQNMAGGHYVVWPQLEDSSALPALYLITSTGTPNSNTVALTEQKVAIDVATAVGEPLSLSAVPMDDTLKAAKVKAGESITLTVTTRDCAGNVVGNTAFIITRSDALNRQNIVNNNAPVHVGDTELTTTATEYHGVTGADGKATVTVTQANGPGVKTTLTVMQANNTALKDSVDVIFTTLTSPDSDKAAMWGHMEESATANVDGVTYTFTRPKLTAETSGTSATFAVSNESWAQFTWDSADNHCAILPDAEQLVALRAAHSTAAAYPGWPIDTYWSSTKDQLDIYHYATSMGSGAVIRESNSTALLVSCVDKALPLAYPQITLSPDAPYKAEVGETIDVIASVVDRNTNKPLPYRYLELFVDPASNRKGEHKDEWDNLRVVVRSDDMRASSPEHYTGVTDANGQVHLSLSHDSGVGVETPIRIVMADDEGASITFPFNVIFTVITSPDVDGANMYGHMQRGIVEKGNLYKRPLLASETSHKTGQQSENSEEWATFDSLISATNQCGAGQVPDTGSLETLYSAHPDNKILTEHGWPTASDAYMADDATQMAYFNLDDGSKGVGGSAHYLTCSANEMVAQLSVYFNDDVSLRLPVAKTGDQIKMNVHSQNALNGATIANVKFSVTMGLGKNRSGMTTGFTDPSQGELLFDSVAYGAGTSSMTYEGMTDANGDAQIILAQPRGVGLITQLSVVPIDSLLNSPISRSVKFTVPTSPDTPKAHMWGHMADVITVDNLTFERPKLAAESGATRTQDEANETWARLTHADALGNTAAGGCALNRLPRIDQLTTLYNANNDGEIHTVAGWPVGLDYWSVTYASQSSWQQISLSGGEVTAGGDVSDYVSCLTSDNPAAASITIEPVDASQWYDNNVNSVHAVRVKKGETLQLKVTVKDANGNPVPQAPFVMSRGDGFTRQNVKHAAGSGDGIVSPVVIDGESVNDTATKIGGLTGVDGSKIINVTRPDTHGTKVAITAALYGNASVSASLDTIFTVVTSPDSDKAMLWGHMTDTLTAADGTSYHRPLLYAELSNTLNVMSYTEDNEVWAGFYGPDSGKSNPDSCAKGYYPTVSSLDSLYSKYPDRSIKTVQGWPIDRSYWSGTYSSSFSTETFSRYSAVDLDDGSHQTLSATDANGRQYQICSDTQTAQAVLITLTSTLTQDATAQAVKVKTGDTIPLLITTTDAAGNPVGNIPFTLKRDKGTARTTTYTTWSTPTMQLTQSGQASQSWSFNGTYYGVTGADGTLAVDLAESSGPGVKNVLTAGLYNSTTVTASLPAVFTTITSPDSNKANMWGHMPETFTASNGTEFMRPRLMDELDSATDTTAVIENNEKWYTVKNIEKGRGACAMNRMPRAADLTSLSQGHPNGALATDLGLPMITSKSWWAGDMAIKSQTSLAYQYMSLKTGVINTNSASTVSNVAQLCLTTAHESFISLDSSAWNEEKQAFVAKKGEAIPVTVTVTDAAGRPQANTVVRVMRGFSSSRSNTSVSTSAATMTLTPTSPLGTVLTNFTGNSSLYEATGEDGMLQLTLNQDNTTGLKTTITASLASDSLVKASKDTTFTVITSPDVASADYWGHMPETVPGPDNVVYQRPHLQAEAPSGVGYLLYNNEKWAAPTPGQVLSTDKSVCGIAFTPMMSDQQALYQRYPHGTLEAQYGWPVKSDQLWWPADLKSGNAYHTLNLNTGQVSKQTNSSTKEMQACLVDARNIPGLITLTSTVMDVAKAAAVVKKGEVIPLTVTVKDRAGNPMPNEPFTLSRSDAESRNGTAYTVNGADDLTLQALSPSLSTTSMTTTSVVFSGVTGADGTATFTVRQDASLGLKTALTVTATNDVLLATTSTLDVIFTVITSPDSNSAAMWGHMPDTLSVDSITLHRPLLYRESPGATDQRTDNYESWAGVYSRDTGTGYDMSNNCGGVAYFPEKSLLEKMRDEQIATANGWPVSVLRYVSRTPSTYNYCEVSLNEGGITNCPTTPTGSNSGGIGYGACIVP; the protein is encoded by the coding sequence GTGAATAAAGTTTATCGCTCTTTACTGGCGTTAGCTCTGTTAATGGGTGCAGTGCCGGTACTTTCTGCACTAAAAAGTGGGGCATGGCAGGAGTTGCGCACAGCTACGGATGCGATAAACGGCACCCCGCCGACGGCGGACAGCGCGTTCGTTCCGGTTTATCAGGGCAGCGTTGTGCTCTCTCCCGGTGAAGCGCACGCTGTGGCCTTCAGCGCGATGCCCCGCGACTTCAGCGTTGACGATTCAGCCAGCGCACTGCAGTTGGCTAATCCGCTCGATACCGAGGGCGATCTGTTCGCCATACCGCCGCTGCGCTGGGAAAGCGAACAGACGCCCGCTATCAGTTTAGTCTGGGCAGATGCCGCCACACCGGATGAACCGCTTAACCCGCAGCCGGTCGCCAATAAAACGTTCTGTGCGCAGAATATGGCCGGCGGGCATTACGTGGTCTGGCCGCAGCTGGAAGATAGCAGTGCGCTACCCGCGCTTTACCTCATTACGTCGACGGGAACACCGAACAGCAATACGGTTGCTTTAACCGAACAAAAAGTGGCGATTGACGTAGCTACCGCCGTGGGCGAGCCACTGTCACTCAGCGCCGTGCCGATGGACGACACGTTAAAAGCAGCCAAGGTCAAAGCAGGGGAAAGTATCACGCTGACCGTTACCACCCGCGATTGCGCCGGTAACGTGGTGGGCAATACCGCATTTATTATTACCCGCAGCGATGCGCTTAACCGCCAGAACATCGTCAACAATAATGCACCGGTACACGTTGGTGATACGGAACTGACCACCACGGCGACGGAATACCACGGTGTTACGGGCGCTGACGGCAAAGCGACAGTGACCGTCACCCAGGCAAACGGTCCCGGCGTAAAAACTACCCTGACGGTGATGCAGGCAAACAATACGGCGCTAAAAGACAGCGTCGATGTCATTTTCACCACCCTGACCAGCCCGGACAGCGACAAAGCGGCGATGTGGGGGCATATGGAAGAAAGCGCTACGGCAAACGTCGATGGCGTCACCTATACCTTCACGCGTCCAAAACTGACAGCGGAAACCAGTGGCACTAGTGCTACTTTTGCTGTCAGCAATGAAAGCTGGGCGCAGTTTACCTGGGATAGCGCGGATAACCACTGTGCCATTTTGCCGGATGCCGAACAGCTGGTAGCGCTGCGGGCCGCCCACAGCACCGCGGCGGCCTATCCCGGTTGGCCAATTGATACCTACTGGTCGTCCACGAAAGATCAGCTCGATATTTATCACTACGCCACCAGTATGGGGAGCGGGGCGGTGATACGAGAAAGCAACAGTACGGCTTTACTGGTGAGCTGCGTGGATAAAGCGCTGCCTTTAGCGTATCCACAAATCACGCTTTCTCCCGATGCGCCATACAAGGCGGAAGTCGGTGAGACGATTGATGTGATAGCCAGCGTGGTTGACCGGAATACCAATAAACCGTTGCCTTATCGCTATCTTGAACTGTTTGTCGACCCCGCCTCTAACCGTAAAGGGGAGCATAAAGATGAGTGGGATAATCTGCGGGTCGTTGTCCGTAGTGATGATATGCGTGCATCGTCCCCGGAACACTATACCGGGGTAACGGACGCGAACGGTCAGGTACATTTGTCGTTAAGTCATGACAGTGGGGTAGGGGTAGAAACGCCGATCCGCATTGTGATGGCGGATGATGAAGGCGCAAGCATCACGTTCCCCTTTAATGTGATTTTTACGGTGATAACCAGCCCGGACGTTGACGGGGCGAATATGTATGGCCATATGCAACGGGGTATTGTGGAGAAGGGTAATCTCTACAAGCGTCCGCTATTGGCGTCCGAAACAAGTCATAAAACCGGTCAGCAAAGTGAAAATAGCGAAGAATGGGCCACCTTCGATTCTCTGATCTCTGCCACGAATCAGTGCGGCGCAGGTCAGGTCCCCGACACGGGTTCTCTTGAAACGCTCTACAGCGCACATCCTGATAATAAAATCCTGACAGAACACGGCTGGCCGACGGCGTCTGATGCTTATATGGCCGATGATGCCACGCAGATGGCGTACTTTAATCTGGACGATGGTAGCAAGGGGGTCGGTGGCTCAGCCCACTATCTGACCTGTTCAGCCAATGAAATGGTGGCTCAACTGAGTGTCTATTTCAATGACGATGTCTCGTTACGCCTGCCCGTCGCCAAAACAGGCGATCAAATCAAAATGAACGTCCATTCACAAAATGCGTTGAACGGAGCAACGATAGCGAATGTGAAGTTTTCAGTCACCATGGGGCTCGGCAAAAATCGCAGCGGGATGACCACCGGCTTTACTGACCCAAGTCAGGGGGAATTGCTATTTGACAGCGTTGCCTATGGCGCGGGTACATCTTCAATGACGTATGAGGGGATGACGGATGCGAACGGTGACGCGCAAATTATTCTTGCGCAGCCACGCGGCGTGGGGTTAATCACACAGCTAAGCGTAGTACCGATTGATTCACTGCTAAACTCGCCTATCTCGCGTAGCGTGAAGTTTACCGTTCCGACAAGCCCGGATACGCCAAAAGCCCATATGTGGGGGCATATGGCGGACGTCATAACCGTGGATAATCTCACGTTTGAACGCCCGAAACTGGCGGCAGAGTCAGGGGCAACCCGAACCCAGGATGAAGCGAATGAAACCTGGGCTCGCCTCACACATGCCGATGCGCTGGGAAATACCGCCGCCGGGGGATGTGCACTTAATCGTCTGCCGCGTATCGACCAGCTTACCACTTTGTACAATGCCAACAATGACGGCGAGATACATACGGTTGCCGGATGGCCTGTGGGGCTGGACTACTGGTCCGTCACGTACGCCAGCCAGTCCAGCTGGCAGCAGATATCGTTGTCGGGTGGTGAGGTGACGGCGGGGGGCGATGTTTCGGATTACGTCAGTTGCCTGACCAGCGATAACCCGGCGGCGGCGTCCATCACCATTGAACCGGTGGATGCGTCGCAGTGGTATGACAACAACGTTAATAGCGTACATGCGGTAAGAGTGAAGAAAGGCGAGACGCTACAACTGAAGGTCACGGTGAAAGACGCCAATGGAAACCCTGTGCCGCAAGCGCCTTTTGTCATGAGCCGTGGTGATGGTTTTACCCGACAGAATGTTAAACATGCCGCTGGCAGCGGTGATGGTATTGTGTCGCCGGTGGTCATTGACGGCGAATCTGTTAACGACACGGCGACGAAAATCGGCGGCCTGACGGGCGTGGACGGCAGCAAAATCATCAATGTGACCCGCCCGGATACGCATGGCACTAAAGTGGCGATAACGGCGGCGCTGTACGGCAATGCCAGCGTGAGTGCCAGCCTCGACACCATCTTTACGGTGGTCACCAGCCCCGACTCGGACAAGGCGATGCTGTGGGGGCATATGACGGACACGCTGACGGCGGCAGACGGTACGAGCTACCACCGGCCGCTGCTGTACGCGGAGCTGAGTAATACCCTCAATGTGATGAGTTATACGGAAGATAACGAGGTTTGGGCCGGGTTCTATGGGCCTGATAGCGGTAAGAGCAATCCGGACAGTTGCGCCAAAGGCTACTATCCCACGGTCAGTTCGCTGGATTCTCTGTACAGTAAATATCCTGACAGAAGTATCAAAACAGTTCAGGGCTGGCCTATTGACCGTTCTTACTGGAGCGGCACCTACAGTAGCTCGTTCTCGACTGAAACGTTCTCACGTTATTCGGCAGTTGACCTGGACGATGGCAGCCATCAGACATTATCCGCGACGGACGCTAACGGGAGACAGTACCAGATTTGTTCGGATACGCAGACGGCGCAGGCGGTATTGATTACGCTCACGTCAACGCTGACGCAGGATGCCACTGCGCAGGCGGTGAAGGTAAAAACGGGCGATACCATTCCACTGCTGATCACCACCACCGATGCCGCTGGCAACCCGGTGGGGAATATCCCATTTACCCTTAAACGTGACAAAGGAACAGCCCGTACCACTACTTATACCACCTGGAGTACGCCAACGATGCAACTGACGCAGAGCGGGCAGGCGTCGCAGAGCTGGAGTTTCAACGGAACATACTACGGCGTGACGGGCGCAGACGGTACGCTGGCTGTCGATTTGGCTGAGAGTAGTGGGCCAGGCGTCAAAAACGTGCTGACCGCCGGTCTATATAACAGCACAACGGTTACTGCGTCGCTACCTGCGGTGTTTACGACAATCACCAGCCCGGACAGCAATAAAGCCAATATGTGGGGCCATATGCCGGAAACCTTCACCGCCAGCAACGGCACTGAATTTATGCGTCCCAGACTTATGGATGAGCTGGATTCAGCCACTGATACGACTGCCGTTATAGAGAATAATGAAAAGTGGTATACGGTGAAAAACATCGAGAAAGGACGTGGCGCCTGCGCAATGAACCGGATGCCGCGAGCCGCTGATTTGACCTCATTGTCTCAAGGTCATCCGAATGGCGCGTTAGCGACAGATTTAGGCCTCCCGATGATAACGTCGAAATCATGGTGGGCGGGCGATATGGCGATAAAAAGTCAAACCTCGCTGGCGTATCAATATATGAGTCTGAAGACGGGTGTTATCAACACGAACTCAGCATCGACCGTAAGTAATGTTGCACAATTGTGTCTGACCACGGCGCATGAGTCGTTCATCTCCCTTGACTCCAGCGCGTGGAATGAAGAAAAACAGGCTTTTGTGGCGAAAAAAGGCGAGGCGATACCGGTAACCGTAACCGTGACGGACGCAGCCGGCAGGCCGCAGGCGAATACGGTTGTGAGGGTGATGCGCGGCTTTTCATCCTCCCGCAGCAATACATCGGTATCCACCAGTGCGGCAACCATGACGCTCACCCCCACTTCGCCATTGGGGACGGTACTGACCAACTTCACTGGCAACAGTAGCTTGTATGAAGCGACCGGTGAGGATGGTATGTTGCAGTTAACATTAAATCAGGACAATACCACCGGGCTGAAAACGACTATTACCGCCAGCCTGGCAAGTGACAGCCTGGTGAAGGCCAGCAAAGACACCACCTTTACCGTCATTACCAGCCCTGATGTGGCGTCAGCAGATTACTGGGGGCATATGCCGGAGACGGTGCCGGGACCGGATAACGTTGTTTATCAGCGTCCCCACTTGCAGGCAGAAGCACCGTCGGGGGTAGGTTATCTCCTGTACAATAACGAAAAATGGGCCGCGCCGACGCCTGGGCAGGTGCTTTCGACGGATAAATCCGTATGCGGTATTGCGTTTACGCCGATGATGAGCGACCAACAGGCGCTGTATCAGCGTTATCCTCATGGTACGCTGGAAGCGCAGTATGGCTGGCCGGTGAAATCCGATCAGCTCTGGTGGCCGGCTGATTTAAAGTCAGGAAATGCCTATCACACTCTGAACCTGAATACTGGTCAGGTATCCAAGCAGACGAATTCCTCAACGAAAGAGATGCAGGCTTGTCTGGTTGACGCGCGTAATATCCCTGGCTTAATCACGCTGACCTCGACGGTGATGGATGTGGCGAAAGCAGCAGCTGTAGTGAAGAAAGGCGAAGTTATTCCGCTGACGGTGACGGTGAAAGACCGCGCTGGTAATCCAATGCCAAATGAGCCGTTTACCCTGAGTCGATCTGATGCGGAAAGTCGGAACGGTACTGCATACACAGTGAATGGCGCAGACGATTTAACATTGCAGGCGCTGTCTCCTTCGTTGTCAACGACATCAATGACGACAACCAGCGTCGTGTTTAGCGGTGTAACTGGGGCTGACGGTACGGCAACCTTTACGGTGCGCCAGGATGCGAGCCTGGGGTTAAAAACGGCGCTAACGGTTACCGCGACCAATGATGTGTTGCTAGCAACCACCTCAACGCTTGACGTGATATTTACCGTAATAACCAGCCCGGACAGCAACAGCGCCGCTATGTGGGGTCATATGCCGGACACTCTAAGTGTTGATAGCATAACGCTACACCGGCCGCTGCTGTATAGGGAATCCCCTGGAGCAACGGACCAGAGGACGGATAATTATGAATCATGGGCCGGTGTCTATTCTCGAGATACTGGTACTGGCTATGATATGAGCAATAACTGTGGTGGGGTGGCCTATTTCCCGGAAAAAAGTTTACTGGAGAAAATGAGAGACGAACAGATAGCAACAGCTAACGGATGGCCTGTGTCTGTACTGCGTTATGTGAGCCGTACACCTTCGACGTATAACTATTGCGAGGTTTCGTTAAATGAAGGGGGCATCACAAATTGCCCAACAACCCCGACGGGGTCGAATTCGGGCGGGATAGGCTATGGGGCCTGTATTGTGCCGTAA
- the guaA gene encoding glutamine-hydrolyzing GMP synthase, translated as MTDNIHKHRILILDFGSQYTQLVARRVRELGVYCELWAWDVTEAQIREFNPSGIILSGGPESTTEENSPRAPEYVFNAGVPVFGVCYGMQTMAMQLGGHVEGSNEREFGYAQVEVQTDSALVRGIEDSLTADGKPLLDVWMSHGDKVTAIPEGFVTVASTDSCPFAIMAHEEKRFYGVQFHPEVTHTRQGMRMLERFVRDICQCEALWTPAKIIDDAVARIREQVGNDKVILGLSGGVDSSVTAMLLHRAIGKNLTCVFVDNGLLRLNEAQQVMDMFGDHFGLNIVHVEGEQRFLDALKGENDPEAKRKIIGRVFVEVFDEEALKLEDVKWLAQGTIYPDVIESAASATGKAHVIKSHHNVGGLPKEMKMGLVEPLRELFKDEVRKIGLELGLPYDMLYRHPFPGPGLGVRVLGEVKKEYCDLLRRADAIFIEELHKADLYNKVSQAFTVFLPVRSVGVMGDGRKYDWVVSLRAVETIDFMTAHWAHLPYDFLGRVSNRIINEVNGISRVVYDISGKPPATIEWE; from the coding sequence ATGACAGACAATATTCATAAACATCGCATTCTCATCCTCGATTTTGGCTCGCAGTACACTCAGCTGGTTGCACGTCGCGTACGTGAACTGGGCGTCTACTGTGAACTGTGGGCATGGGATGTTACGGAAGCACAAATTCGCGAATTCAACCCAAGCGGTATTATTCTTTCCGGTGGCCCGGAAAGTACCACTGAAGAAAACAGCCCGCGTGCGCCGGAATACGTTTTCAATGCGGGCGTGCCGGTGTTCGGCGTGTGCTACGGCATGCAGACCATGGCAATGCAGCTCGGTGGTCATGTTGAAGGTTCTAACGAACGTGAATTCGGCTATGCGCAGGTTGAAGTTCAGACCGACAGCGCGCTTGTCCGCGGTATTGAAGACTCCCTGACCGCAGACGGCAAACCGTTGCTGGATGTGTGGATGAGCCACGGCGACAAAGTGACTGCCATTCCGGAAGGTTTCGTGACTGTTGCCAGCACCGACAGCTGCCCGTTTGCTATCATGGCGCACGAAGAAAAACGCTTCTATGGCGTGCAGTTCCACCCGGAAGTTACCCACACCCGTCAGGGCATGCGCATGCTGGAGCGTTTTGTGCGCGATATCTGCCAGTGTGAAGCGCTGTGGACGCCGGCAAAAATTATCGATGACGCCGTTGCCCGCATTCGTGAGCAGGTTGGCAATGACAAAGTTATCCTCGGTCTGTCCGGTGGCGTTGACTCCTCTGTGACTGCGATGCTACTGCACCGTGCGATCGGTAAAAACCTGACCTGCGTGTTCGTCGACAACGGTCTGCTGCGCCTGAACGAAGCCCAGCAGGTAATGGATATGTTTGGTGACCATTTCGGCCTGAACATCGTTCACGTTGAAGGCGAACAGCGTTTCCTCGACGCGCTGAAAGGCGAGAACGACCCGGAAGCCAAACGTAAGATCATCGGCCGCGTATTCGTTGAAGTGTTCGACGAAGAAGCGCTGAAGCTGGAAGACGTTAAGTGGCTGGCACAGGGAACTATCTACCCGGACGTGATCGAATCCGCGGCATCTGCCACCGGTAAAGCGCACGTTATCAAATCTCACCACAACGTGGGCGGTTTGCCGAAAGAGATGAAGATGGGGCTGGTTGAGCCGCTGCGTGAGCTGTTCAAAGACGAAGTGCGTAAAATCGGTCTGGAGCTGGGCCTGCCGTACGACATGCTGTACCGTCACCCGTTCCCGGGACCGGGGCTGGGTGTACGTGTGCTTGGCGAAGTGAAGAAAGAGTACTGCGACCTGCTGCGTCGCGCGGATGCTATCTTCATTGAAGAACTGCACAAAGCTGACCTGTACAACAAAGTCAGCCAGGCGTTCACCGTGTTCCTGCCGGTACGTTCCGTTGGCGTCATGGGCGATGGCCGTAAGTACGACTGGGTTGTTTCCCTGCGTGCAGTAGAAACCATCGACTTTATGACCGCGCACTGGGCGCACCTGCCGTATGATTTCTTAGGCCGTGTCTCTAACCGCATCATTAACGAAGTGAACGGCATTTCCCGCGTCGTTTATGATATCAGCGGTAAGCCACCGGCTACCATTGAGTGGGAATAA
- the xseA gene encoding exodeoxyribonuclease VII large subunit, giving the protein MLSSQTTSIFTVSRLNQTVRLLLEQEMGQVWISGEISNFTQPSSGHWYFTLKDDTAQVRCAMFRNSNRRVTFRPQHGQQVLVRANITLYEPRGDYQIIVESMQPAGEGLLQQKYEQLKAKLQAEGLFDQQFKKTLPSPAHCVGVITSKTGAALHDILHVLKRRDPSLPVIIYPTAVQGDDAPGQIVRAIELANARGECDVLIVGRGGGSLEDLWSFNDERVARAIFASRIPVVSAVGHETDVTIADFVGDLRAPTPSAAAEIVSRNQLELLRQIQHGQQRLEMAMDYYLANRTRRFTQLNHRLQQQHPQLRLARQQTVLERLRQRMNFALENKIKQANQRQQRMLQRLNQQNPQPRIHRAQSRVQQLEYRLAENIRARLSEQRERFGNAVTHLEAVSPLATLARGYSVSTAQNGEVLKKVKQVKAGDLLTTRLEDGWITSEVHNITPTKKPRRSQ; this is encoded by the coding sequence ATGTTATCCTCTCAGACCACCTCAATTTTTACCGTAAGCCGCCTGAATCAGACGGTTCGTTTGCTGCTTGAGCAGGAAATGGGGCAAGTGTGGATCAGCGGTGAAATCTCCAATTTCACTCAGCCGTCCTCGGGTCATTGGTACTTCACGCTCAAAGATGACACCGCTCAGGTTCGCTGCGCGATGTTTCGCAACAGCAACCGCCGGGTAACGTTCCGCCCGCAGCACGGGCAACAGGTGCTGGTGCGCGCCAACATTACATTGTATGAGCCGCGTGGGGACTACCAGATAATTGTTGAGAGCATGCAGCCTGCGGGTGAAGGTCTGTTGCAACAGAAGTATGAGCAACTGAAGGCCAAACTGCAGGCTGAAGGGCTGTTCGATCAGCAGTTCAAAAAAACGCTGCCATCACCGGCCCACTGCGTCGGGGTAATAACCTCGAAAACCGGGGCAGCGCTACACGATATTCTCCACGTATTGAAACGCCGCGACCCTTCCCTGCCCGTTATTATCTATCCAACCGCTGTCCAGGGCGACGATGCGCCGGGGCAGATTGTGCGCGCAATTGAGCTGGCAAACGCCCGTGGCGAGTGTGACGTATTAATCGTCGGGCGCGGCGGCGGCTCGCTGGAAGATTTGTGGAGCTTTAACGACGAGCGCGTAGCACGGGCGATATTTGCCAGCCGCATTCCGGTGGTGAGTGCCGTCGGCCATGAAACCGATGTGACCATTGCCGATTTTGTCGGCGACCTGCGCGCGCCAACGCCGTCGGCGGCTGCAGAAATTGTCAGCCGCAATCAGCTCGAACTGCTGCGTCAAATTCAGCATGGTCAGCAACGTCTGGAAATGGCGATGGATTACTATCTCGCCAACCGAACTCGCCGATTTACCCAGCTTAATCACCGCTTGCAACAGCAGCATCCGCAGCTGCGTCTGGCCCGCCAGCAGACCGTGCTGGAACGACTGCGTCAGAGAATGAACTTCGCACTTGAGAATAAAATTAAACAGGCCAATCAGCGTCAGCAGCGCATGCTGCAGCGGCTGAACCAGCAGAATCCGCAGCCGCGCATTCATCGCGCGCAGTCACGGGTGCAGCAACTGGAATATCGACTGGCGGAAAATATCCGCGCGCGGCTAAGCGAGCAGCGCGAGCGTTTCGGCAACGCGGTCACCCATCTGGAAGCCGTCAGCCCGCTGGCAACATTAGCGCGCGGCTATAGCGTCTCCACCGCACAGAATGGAGAGGTGCTGAAAAAAGTAAAACAGGTGAAAGCGGGCGATCTACTGACCACCCGACTGGAGGACGGCTGGATTACCAGCGAAGTTCACAACATTACCCCAACTAAAAAGCCACGCCGTTCGCAATAA